In one Desulfobaculum bizertense DSM 18034 genomic region, the following are encoded:
- the csm4 gene encoding type III-A CRISPR-associated RAMP protein Csm4 — MPLCRFQLFPQSPFATPLRSDTITGMLLNLIALRDGESRLKECVASFETDSPEFLLSSAFPQNTLPMPCLPLPKRSAMAQGQCGPELITRISAFKKFRKQRFIPLEHWKKCKDSLSLAGLFSLFEKESEHSPIESQTQTMSHVSIDRETQRAIDGLLYTTTETFYPQGTALDLYARTKNPEELESLLNNLGRWGYGKRASTGKGQFSVTRDQDFDAKALESEGTHQLCLSVLSAQDMSGIEGTFQTFLKHGRVGSACADGQAFKKPFLAIKEGAVLSSSPCGSPVLRNLHYDERLVHVTARLSLPCTLATGVSHA; from the coding sequence ATGCCCTTGTGCCGCTTTCAGCTTTTCCCTCAATCACCCTTTGCAACGCCACTCCGTAGCGACACCATCACGGGCATGCTTTTGAACCTGATCGCACTGCGCGATGGAGAATCACGACTCAAGGAATGCGTCGCCTCATTTGAAACTGACTCTCCAGAATTTTTGCTCAGCTCAGCATTCCCGCAAAACACTTTGCCTATGCCCTGCCTTCCTCTACCCAAACGAAGCGCCATGGCCCAGGGACAATGCGGACCTGAACTCATTACCCGAATTTCTGCCTTCAAAAAATTCCGCAAGCAGCGCTTCATTCCTCTGGAGCACTGGAAAAAGTGCAAAGACTCGCTTTCCCTTGCGGGGCTTTTCTCGCTTTTTGAAAAAGAGAGTGAACACAGCCCCATCGAGTCCCAAACGCAGACGATGTCTCATGTTTCCATAGATCGCGAAACACAGCGCGCCATAGATGGACTGCTCTACACCACAACGGAAACTTTTTATCCGCAGGGGACGGCTCTTGACCTCTACGCGCGGACAAAGAACCCCGAGGAACTGGAAAGTCTGCTCAACAATCTAGGCCGCTGGGGATATGGGAAACGGGCGAGCACGGGTAAAGGACAATTTTCCGTTACGCGCGATCAGGATTTCGATGCGAAAGCGCTGGAATCTGAGGGAACGCACCAGCTTTGTCTTTCTGTCTTGTCCGCGCAAGACATGTCTGGGATTGAAGGGACATTTCAGACCTTCCTCAAGCACGGTCGCGTGGGGAGCGCCTGCGCCGATGGACAAGCATTCAAAAAGCCATTCCTCGCTATAAAAGAGGGTGCAGTCCTCAGTTCCTCCCCCTGCGGAAGCCCAGTGCTACGGAATCTCCATTATGATGAACGCCTTGTGCATGTCACAGCACGGCTCTCTCTCCCCTGCACGCTTGCCACAGGAGTCTCCCATGCCTAA
- the csm3 gene encoding type III-A CRISPR-associated RAMP protein Csm3 has protein sequence MQFKKFHTLSGEIRLVTGLHIGAGNDEVKIGGAQNPIIKNPVTEEPYIPGSSLKGKIRSLLEMYAPDLKGEDDPKNTPCGCGDCTVCRLFGSSNTKTPSNGPSRLIFRDAQLSETDREEFQGGRLEMELKHENTITPKIIKGKRTVVANPRTVERVPAGVHFNFEIVIREFEDDKLADTRDALGKSLHFLEMDALGGSGTRGYGQVQFENLQFDDKPTSIDELRKDPEAKAVDEER, from the coding sequence ATGCAATTTAAAAAATTCCATACCCTCTCTGGCGAAATCCGACTGGTCACAGGCCTGCATATTGGCGCGGGAAACGATGAAGTCAAAATCGGTGGCGCCCAAAACCCGATTATCAAAAATCCAGTCACAGAAGAACCATACATTCCGGGTTCTTCTCTCAAGGGTAAAATTCGCTCTCTTTTGGAAATGTACGCCCCAGATCTCAAAGGAGAAGACGACCCGAAAAACACTCCATGCGGCTGCGGGGACTGCACAGTTTGCAGGCTGTTTGGTAGCAGCAACACCAAAACCCCAAGCAACGGCCCGAGCCGACTGATCTTCCGTGATGCCCAGCTCTCAGAAACAGACAGGGAAGAATTTCAGGGCGGACGCCTTGAGATGGAACTCAAGCACGAAAACACGATTACGCCCAAAATAATAAAAGGAAAAAGAACGGTTGTGGCTAACCCTCGAACCGTAGAGCGTGTTCCGGCGGGAGTTCATTTCAATTTTGAAATCGTCATCCGCGAATTTGAAGATGATAAGCTTGCTGATACCCGTGATGCACTTGGCAAGAGCCTGCATTTTCTCGAAATGGACGCCTTGGGAGGCTCAGGAACGCGAGGATATGGGCAGGTCCAATTTGAGAACCTCCAGTTTGATGACAAGCCAACAAGCATAGATGAATTACGCAAGGACCCCGAAGCTAAAGCCGTAGACGAGGAGCGCTAA